The Candidatus Sphingomonas colombiensis genome contains the following window.
GCTGGATAATCATCCGACCGTGCTGGCCGCCGGACATCGTGTCGACGTCGCGCACGCGCAGGCAGGGGCGCTGGCGAAGGGCAATCACGAAGCGATCCTTGCCGGCAGTGCGATCCGCCGCAGCGTCGATCGCGAGCGGGATTACGCCGAATTCGATGCCACGCTGACCCGCGCATTCCGCCTGCCGGGCAAGGCGGCGCTCGATCGCCGCACGGGTGAGGCCGGCGTGGCGGCGGCGCAGAATCGCATGGCAGACGCGCGCCATCAGGCGGCGCTGGAGCTGGCGCAATTGTGGCTCGACTGGATCGGCGCGAGCGCGCTGGTGGAGAGCGATCGGCGCAACGTCGCCAATCTGGCGCGCGAGGGTGGTGCGATCGAACGTCGCGCGCAATTGCGCGATGCAGCGGCGCTCGATGTCGATCAGGCGGCGGCGGCAACATCGCGGGCGCGCGGCCAGCTCGCCGAATCGCACGCGACGCTTGCGGAGGCGGAGGCGAAGCTGCGTGCGACCTTCCCGACCATCCCATTGCCCGCCACCGCGCCTGCGCCGGACGAGCCGGGCGAGCCGGCGGAGGGCTTCACCACGCTCGGCCGGCTGGTGATCGAGCGAAGCCATGAGATCGAAGCCGCGCAGGCGGAGGCGGACAGGCTCGGCTTCGCGTCCCGTCGTGCGCGTGCCGATCGGATTGCGGACCCTTCGCTCGGCGTCCGCGCGTTCAGTGAGCGTGGCGGGATGGAGCGCGGGGTCGGGCTGGTCGCGTCGATGCCGCTCGGGGGCGGCTATCGCCGCTATCTGGCGGAGGAGGCGGCCGCGCAATCCTCAGCCGCGGTGAGCGATCTCGCGGCCGTGCGCCGCACGGTCGAGGCGATCGCGGCGGCGGATGTGGCGCTGGCGCGATCGCGGCTCGATGGCTGGCAATCGCTGCGCGACGCGGCGACCAGCGCGCAGGCGGTGGCCGATCGGATGCGCGCCGGCAACCGGCTGGGCGGGATCGACCTCGCCGACCTGCTCTATGCCGAGCGTCAGGCCAATGACGCGCGCCGCGAGGAGATACGCGCGCGGACCGAGGCGCTGCGCGCGGTGATCCGGCTGGAGATCGATTCGCACGTCATCTGGATCGACGAGGACGATCACGCCTGAGCGTGCGTTTGGAAACGCGGCATCAGCCCGTTTCCAAATGCACTCACGCTGATCGGCGGCGGGGTTATTTCACCGCAACCCCGTTGCCGGCGACCGACAGCACGGCGAGCGCCAGCGTCTGCGCGCCGCGCTTGATGGTCGGCTCCGGCACAGGAGCGAAGAATGGCGAATGGTTGACCGGCACCGGCTTCCCTTCCGCCTTGTAGCGCGCGATCATCGCCGGGTCGTAGCCGCCGACCGCGATGAATACCGATGGCACGCCGGCTTCGATGAACGCGGCATAATCCTCGCTCGCATTGCCGCCGGGGCTCACCGCCGGCACGAAGGCCACGTCCTTGCCGAAAGCGGTGGCGAGGACGGAGGCGGTGCGCGCGGAGAGCGCCGAATCATTGTGCACCACGCCCGTGCCGCCCGGATGCGAGACGATCGGGGCCGGCGCGCGGGCCATATCGGCCACCGCGCGCGCGGTGCGATCGATGCCGTCGAGCAGCAGCTTGCGGGTCGCCGCGTCGCGCGAGCGCACCGTCAATTGCAGATCGGCGTGATCCGGGATGATATTGCCGACCGTGCCGGCATTGAAGCTGCCGACGGAGATCACGCCGAACAGATTGGGATCGCGCTCGCGGCTGATCACCGTCTGCACATCGTTGACGAAATGGCTGCCCATCACGATCGGATCGATGCTCTTGTCCGGCATCGAACCATGCGCGCCGACGCCGTTGAACGTGACGTTGACCTTATCGGAGGCGGAGGTGACCGCGCCTTCCTTCACCACCACGCGGCCGATCGCATCGGGGCCGACATGCGCGGCAAAGCCGTAGTCGGGCTTCGGCCAGCGCTTGAACAACCCGTCGTCGAGCATCGCCCGGGCGCCGAGCAGGGTTTCCTCGGACGGCTGGCCGATGAACATCAGCGTCCCGTGCCATTGGTCTTTCATCGCGACCAGCGCAGTGGCGGCGCCGATCCACCATGCCATATGGCTGTCATGCCCGCAGGCGTGATCGACAAAAGTGAGCTTGCCGTCCACCGTCTGCTGCGCGCGCGATGCATAGGGAAGGCCGGTTTTTTCCTCCATCGGCAGCGCGTCCATCTCGGTGCGGACCATCACGACCGGCCCGTCGCCATTCTTGTAGATCGCGACGATCCCGGTCTTGCCGACCTTCTCGGTGACGGTGAAGCCGAGCTTGCGCATTTCCGCCGCGAGGATGGCGGCGGTGCGGGTTTCCTGAAAGCCGACCTCCGGATGCGCGTGGAGATCCTTATAGAGCGCGTCAAGCTTCGGATATTGCCGATCGAGCGAGGCATCGATGCGCGTTTTGGCCGCCGCTACGTCGAAGCCGGGCGCCACCGCCGGGATCGGCGTCGGCGGCGCGTCGTCAGACACCGCTGGGGTGATTTGCGCCATCGCGGGGGCGGCGGCGAGGGCGGTGGCAAGCATCAACAGGGTTTTGCGCATCGGTGAAAATCGTCCGGTTTGTTCTGGGCGGATGAGCCAGGCATCCTATGGATTTGACGCGCGAAACGCCATTGGCCGCTATCTAGCCGGTGAACGCGAGCAGCGCGAAGCTCGCCAGCCAATGTTCGCCCATATAGTCCCCTGCCACCTCGCCCAGTGCGGTGGCGAGATGGCGATCGGCGGCAGTGCGCAGCGTCGCTTGCAGGTGCGGTGCATCGATCGCGTTCGCGATGGCGCGAAAGGCCCAGGCGCGGCTGAGATTGAGGCCATCCAGATGCGCGATCTTGCCGTCGCTGCGATCACTGACAGTGGCGGGGGTGAAGAACGTGGCCGGTTCGCCCGATCCCAGCCGCGGCAGGAACTTTGCCAGCCATTCGCGGAAGGTCTCGGCCGGGATCAGCGCGGCCATCGCGCTCGCCTCGATCAACGTCGGAGATAGGAAATCGTCGCCGCTCGGTTCCCACGCCTGTGCGTCGCGATCTGCGCCGAACCAGTTGAGCGCGCGATCCGCCAGCAGCGCGCGGAGCGGCGCATCGCCCTCGACATCGGCATAGCGTGCGGCGAGCACCAGCGCGAAGGCGGTGTTGCCATGCGTGCCGGCGCGCACCGGATAGGTGAGCAGCGGCAGGAAGTCGTGGAAACGCTTGACGAATGCCTCCGTCAACGGCCGCAGCGTCGCGTGATGCGGTGAGTTCGCCAGTTTCAGCTCCGCCGCCAGCATCAGCAGCCATGCCCAGCCATAGGGCCGCTCGAACCCGCGCGCGCTTGGCCGATCGAGATAGGCGCGCTCCGCCTCCACCTTGGCGGGGGTGAAGGCGCCCGCGAACAGCGCATCGATTGCTTGTGCCTCCGCCAGATCGGGGAACAGCCGCCGTATGCGCGCGAGCAGCCAATAGCCGTGGACACAGCTATGCCAGTCGAAACTGCCATAGAAGATCGGATGGACAGCGCGCGGGATATAAGCGTCGCCGTCGCCGGTCATCACATGATCCGC
Protein-coding sequences here:
- a CDS encoding TolC family protein, translating into MNRLLWLAGVAAVVASPLYAEPRVARGGLPPPEAVRDALDNHPTVLAAGHRVDVAHAQAGALAKGNHEAILAGSAIRRSVDRERDYAEFDATLTRAFRLPGKAALDRRTGEAGVAAAQNRMADARHQAALELAQLWLDWIGASALVESDRRNVANLAREGGAIERRAQLRDAAALDVDQAAAATSRARGQLAESHATLAEAEAKLRATFPTIPLPATAPAPDEPGEPAEGFTTLGRLVIERSHEIEAAQAEADRLGFASRRARADRIADPSLGVRAFSERGGMERGVGLVASMPLGGGYRRYLAEEAAAQSSAAVSDLAAVRRTVEAIAAADVALARSRLDGWQSLRDAATSAQAVADRMRAGNRLGGIDLADLLYAERQANDARREEIRARTEALRAVIRLEIDSHVIWIDEDDHA
- a CDS encoding amidohydrolase, with the translated sequence MRKTLLMLATALAAAPAMAQITPAVSDDAPPTPIPAVAPGFDVAAAKTRIDASLDRQYPKLDALYKDLHAHPEVGFQETRTAAILAAEMRKLGFTVTEKVGKTGIVAIYKNGDGPVVMVRTEMDALPMEEKTGLPYASRAQQTVDGKLTFVDHACGHDSHMAWWIGAATALVAMKDQWHGTLMFIGQPSEETLLGARAMLDDGLFKRWPKPDYGFAAHVGPDAIGRVVVKEGAVTSASDKVNVTFNGVGAHGSMPDKSIDPIVMGSHFVNDVQTVISRERDPNLFGVISVGSFNAGTVGNIIPDHADLQLTVRSRDAATRKLLLDGIDRTARAVADMARAPAPIVSHPGGTGVVHNDSALSARTASVLATAFGKDVAFVPAVSPGGNASEDYAAFIEAGVPSVFIAVGGYDPAMIARYKAEGKPVPVNHSPFFAPVPEPTIKRGAQTLALAVLSVAGNGVAVK
- a CDS encoding DUF2891 domain-containing protein; its protein translation is MTTELTADRAAQFARIALGHVTREYPHKADHVMTGDGDAYIPRAVHPIFYGSFDWHSCVHGYWLLARIRRLFPDLAEAQAIDALFAGAFTPAKVEAERAYLDRPSARGFERPYGWAWLLMLAAELKLANSPHHATLRPLTEAFVKRFHDFLPLLTYPVRAGTHGNTAFALVLAARYADVEGDAPLRALLADRALNWFGADRDAQAWEPSGDDFLSPTLIEASAMAALIPAETFREWLAKFLPRLGSGEPATFFTPATVSDRSDGKIAHLDGLNLSRAWAFRAIANAIDAPHLQATLRTAADRHLATALGEVAGDYMGEHWLASFALLAFTG